Part of the Pseudomonas sp. M30-35 genome is shown below.
TTTTACCTGGTAATCCCCTTCCTCCGTCCCTGGACGAAACTTGATTTCTTTGATCTGTACTTGTTTCTGGTTCTTCTTCGCCGCTGCTACCTGCTTCTTCTTTTCGAACAGGTGCTTGCCGTAGTCCATGATGCGACATACGGGGGGCAAAGCGTCAGCAGAAATCTCAACTAGATCCAGCTTAGCTTCTTCAGCTATGCGTAGCGCTTCATCAATAGAGACGATGCCAATCTGCTCGCCTTCAGCGCCTATTAACCGAACCTCGCGTGCCGAGATATTCTCATTGATCGGCGCTTTGGGTGCAGCTCGTTTATCTTGTCTCATTTCACGCTTAATAGTGATTACTCCAAATCTTGGCGACCACGCCGGGAAACCGCCTGCGTAACGAAATCAGCGAATTGGGATACGGACATTGAGCCCAGATCAGTGCCTTCACGGGTACGCACGGCGACAGTTTGCGTTTCAACTTCTCTATCTCCAATAACCAAGAGATAGGGAACCTTGAGCAAAGTATGCTCGCGGATTTTAAAGCCTATTTTTTCATTTCTCAAGTCAGACTTGGCACGAAAGCCGCTTTGGTTGAGAGTTTTTTCTACTTCAAGGGCAAAATCGGCCTGTTTATCAGTGATATTCATCACCACAGCCTGAACTGGCGCAAGCCACGCTGGAAACGCCCCTGCATATTGTTCGATCAACATTCCGACGAAACGCTCAAACGAACCCAGAATTGCACGGTGCAACATCACTGGACGACGACGGCTGTTGTCTTCAGCGATATAGCTCGCATCCAGACGCTCAGGCAAGTTTGGATCGTACTGCAAAGTACCGCACTGCCAGTTACGACCCAGACAATCTTTAAGAGTGAACTCGATCTTCGGACCGTAGAAAGCACCCTCGCCCGGCTGATATTCCCACTCAAGACCCGACTCATTCAGAGCATCGGCCAGCGCACCTTCTGCGCGGTCCCATAACTCTTCCGCACCCACACGCTTAGCAGGACGCGTAGACAACTTCATGGCGATATCAGTGAAACCGAAGTCTGCATAAACCTGCAGCGTCAGCTTGATGAAATCAGCCGCTTCCTGCTTAACCTGCTCTTCGGTGCAGAAAATGTGTGCATCGTCCTGGGTAAAACCACGCACACGCATGATGCCATGCAACGCGCCCGACGGCTCATTACGGTGGCATGCACCAAACTCAGCCAGACGCAGCGGCAGATCACGGTAAGACTTCAACCCCTGATTGAACACCTGTACGTGGCACGGGCAGTTCATCGGCTTGATCGCGTAATCGCGGCTTTCCGATTCAGTGGTAAACATGTTTTCAGCGTAGTTGGTCCAGTGCCCGGACTTCTCCCACAGAATACGATCAACCACTTGCGGCGTCTTGATTTCCTGGTAGCCGTGCTCACGCTGCACCTGACGCATGTATTGCTCGATCACCTGATACAGGGTCCAGCCATTGGCATGCCAAAACACCATACCTGGCGCTTCTTCTTGCAGGTGGAACAGATCAAGCTGCTTACCGATACGACGGTGATCACGCTTTTCAGCTTCTTCAATGCGCTGGATATAAGCGGCCAACTGCTTTTTATCCGCCCAAGCGGTGCCGTATACGCGCTGTAGCTGCTCGTTTTTAGCATCGCCGCGCCAGTATGCGCCCGACAACTTGGTCAGCTTGAAGGCTTTAAGAAAGCGCGTGTTCGGCACGTGCGGGCCACGGCACATATCGACATATTCTTCGTGGAAGTACAGCCCCATCGATTGCTCGTCAGGCATATCCTCGACCAAACGCAGCTTGTAATCTTCGCCACGCGACTTAAACAGGTCGATGACTTCAGCGCGCGGCGTGACCTTCTTGATTACGTCGTAATCTTTTTCAATCAACTGCTGCATGCGCTTTTCGATCGCAGCTACGTCTTCCAAAGTAAAAGGACGTGGCGAGGCAATGTCGTAGTAAAAACCATCATCAATGACCGGACCGATCACCATCTTGGCTTCCGGGAACAACTGCTTGACCGCATGACCAACCAAGTGCGCGCAAGAGTGGCGGATTATCTCAACGCCCTCCTGGTCTTTTGGTGTGATGATCTGCAGCGTTGCATCGTGATCAATCAAATCACAGGCATCAACCAGCTTACCGTCAACCTTGCCAGCAACAGTGGCTTTAGCCAGACCTGCACCGATAGATTGCGCCACCTCAAGTACGGATACCGGGTGATCGAATGGACGTTGACTGCCGTCGGGAAGAGTAATGATGGGCATGGCGCCTCCTCTCCTAGTGGTGACCTCTACCAAAGGCCACATGGGTTGGGATGAGCCAGTAAGCGATTCGGCGGAATCACTGCCTTACTATGGCAGTAGCATTAAGCCGACCAGACCGAACCGCAGTCACTGGAGGTTTACGTTACGAAAAACTTGAACATGCAACACAAAAAACGGCCGCCTAGGCGACCATTTTTAGCAATTCTTTTATATAGATACTTGGCTTAAACGCCTGCAGAACACCTGCGAAGCCATCACCGAATGCACCTAACCGATTGAAATAGCTAGAAAAAACTAATCACTGATTTCAATCAAGGCAGCACTATAGCACATAAAAATCGACAACTTAGCGTCGTTTTCAGATTCATCAACACGTCTATCTGGCGGCTGCCGGGCAAAGGCACCTCTTACCCACACTCAACAGGTTTCTGTCAGGCAATAAAAAAGGCGATCTTTTCAGATCGCCTTTTTCGCTCCCGTGCAGATCGGGATATGTTTGGTAGGCACAATTGGATTCGAACCAACGACCCCCACCATGTCAAGGTGGTGCTCTAACCAACTGAGCTATGTGCCTGCAATGGGTGCGCATTCTACGTCCGAGCAGAAAAGTGTCAATACTTTTTTCGCTAACCGACTGAATAAAAGCATTTTTTAGCACATTGACGACGGCTCAAGATTTCTCAAAGAGCACTAGCCGGGCATTTTTAACTCGGGTAGCATCTGGCTATTCGTAAAAAATAAACAACAGAGGTTGCAAAATGGCGCACACGGAATATCCACAATCCTATTACGCGGCTTCCGCGAACCCCGTCCCTGCCCGCCCGGAACTTAATGGTGACGTCGAAACCGACGTGTGCATTGTCGGCGCAGGCTATACAGGCCTATCAACTGCAATCTCGCTGCTCGAAAATGGCTTTAAAGTTTGCATTGTTGAAGCCGCAAAAGTCGGTTTCGGCGCCTCTGGCCGTAACGGCGGCCAGATCGTAAACAGCTACAGCCGCGACATCGACGTGATTGAGCGCACCGTCGGCCCAAAGCAAGCGCAATTGCTTGGCCAGATGGCTTTCGAGGGCGGTCGCATCATTCGTGAGCGCGTCGCTAAGTACAACATTCAGTGCGACCTCAAAGATGGTGGCGTTTTCGCAGCCAACACCCGCAAACACATGGCTCACCTTGAGTCGCAAAAAAAGCTCTGGGAACGCTACGGCCACACTCAGCTTGAGCTGATGGATGCCAATCGTATCCGTGAGGTGGTGGCGACTGACAATTATGTTGGCGGCATGCTCGACATGAGCGGCGGCCACATTCACCCCCTTAACCTAGCACTGGGTGAAGCGGCGGCTGTTGAGTCACTGGGCGGTGTGATTTACGAACAGTCGCCAGCGACACGCATTGAGCGCGGTGCGAACCCTGTTGTGCATACGCCAAAAGGCCGGGTCAAGGCTAAGTTCGTAGTCGTCGCGGGTAATGCATACATAGGCGATTTGATGCCTGAACTCAGCGCTAAATCAATGCCATGTGGCACCCAGGTGATCACCACCGAGCCGTTGTCTGATGAAATGGCCAAGAGCATTTTGCCGCAAGACTACTGCGTGGAAGACTGCAATTACTTGCTCGACTACTACCGCCTGACTGGCGACAAGCGCTTGGTATTCGGTGGTGGTGTGGTCTACGGCGCGCGCGACCCGGCCAACATCGAGGCCATCATTCGTCCGAACATGATCAAAACCTTCCCGCAGCTTAAAGACGTGAAGATTGACTACGCATGGACCGGTAACTTCCTGCTGACCCTATCGCGCCTACCGCAAGTTGGCCGTATCGGCGACAACATTTACTACTCACAAGGCTGCAGCGGACACGGCGTGACCTACACCCACCTCGCCGGCCGAGTACTCGGCGAAGCGCTACGCGGCCAGGCGGAACGCTTTGACGCATTTGCTGGCCTGCCGCATTACCCATTCCCAGGCGGGCGCTTGTTGCGTGTACCTTTCACGGCGATGGGCGCGTGGTATTACAGCCTGCGTGACAAGTTCGGCTTCTAAACCTGGTTTTATAAGCCCAATGAAAACGGCGCCATTTGGCGCCGTTTTTTTATATCCTCAAAGCGTTACTGCACGACCGAACAGGCCTGCAATACAGAACACTGCCCGGCAGCTTGCGTGCCGACTTTCAATGGCGAACTAAACCGCTCATCTTTAGGCGCCAACTGTTTTGCGCACGCCTGCGCCTGCACAGCCTGTTGCCCACAGCCACGCTCCGCCAATACCTGCGATAAGTTGAACCAACCGGCAGCAAAGTCAGGTTTGTGTTGCACACTTTTTCGCAGATCGGCCTCGGCACCCACAGCATCCCCGCTGGCGTGGCGACTGTTGGCCATGGCAAACCACGCTAACGACTCATTCGGCCAATGCCGAGTTGCCGTGCGATAAGCACTTTGTGCAGCCTGCTTACGACCGGTTTCCTCTAGATCATTTGCCGCCTTGAGCCAGGTTTGCAGCTCAGCGTTAGCTGGCAATTTATTTGGCGGCATAGTAACCACCGCCCAGCGCTGAGCACGCGCCCAGCTTTCATCGAAACCGGCAAAGTCAGTGACCCAGCGACGTGTCGTGCCAGAGCGTAAGATCAGTGTTTTAGCGCGGGTGTCAAAGCCCACAACCACAGCGAAATGCCACTGTGGATACCAGTCAAATGCCTGATTCTGCAGCACCAGTACTGGGTTACCGGCAGCAACTTCGTTGAGTATCGACTCAAGCTTAGGTTGCAGTGGATACACCAGCATGTTGTGCGTTCGTGCAGCCGCCACCATTTCTATCTGCAAGCTGCCTTCACGACCTGGAATATAAACCTGATCTTTGAGCACACCGGGGCTAGTAGCGATGCCACGCTGAGTCAGCATGGTCGACAACGCAGCTGGGCCGCACTGGTACTTGGTCTGCGGAAAAAATGGCACATCACTAAGTTCCACTCGCTCAGGCAACTGCGCAATCTCTGGTGATAACACCGGAGATTGCGCACAAGCTGAAAGTAGAATAGTGAGTACGATTGGTACGAATAGCTTGGTTATCGATTTATACATTTCACAAAACTGAAGATGTCGGTAGCGCAGAGCATATCGGTAACGATGAAGATTACAAAGAACAACACAATGATACCGATGACGCCGCTGCCCGCCGGCGCTTGATCCAGTTGTTGGTTGAACTGGGCAAGCTCAGCATTGGTCAGGCTATTGATACGTTTTTCAACAGTGTCGCGATCAACCCCGAGGTTATGCAGTTTTTCTTGCACACCTTGCTCATCGAGCATGCCCAGCAGCTGTTGCCGGTCGACTTGCTGTTGATGTTCGGCCAGCACCTCGGAGGTGCCAATCATTGATGCATTTGCCATCGGCACTTGAACAATCATCAGCACATGGAAAACAGCAAGGCTTGCTGCAAGTCGGCGAAACACGGATGTTTTGGTCATGATGCTTATCTCTCGATTTATTTCCCTTTATGACTTTCTCAAACGCCAAGGGTTCATCGTCTCGAAGCCTCGATGCGAACTTTTTACCTGCACAGAGACAGGTTTTGCCAAGCGCACACGAGCTAACTGCAAAAGTTAAAACAGCGCTCTGGCCACGTTAAATATTCTAGTTAGATTTTCTCATTCATTAGACGGTCCGCGACTTCACCGACCTGCTTGATCAGCAATTGCTGAATCCGCGGATAGTCTTCTCCCACGCGTCGCAAGAGGTACAAGCCAACCACCAGGTTTGGCTCCAGCACACGAATCTGAGCGCCGCCCATGGCTGCAACTCTTGCGGTCAGCGGATCAACCAAAGCCATCCCCTGCCCGGCCATGACCAAGGCGCCAGCCAGTTGATAGGTTTGCACCCAGGTATTAATTTTCGGAGCGGGTTGCAGTGCCCGCAAATGCTCACCGATCAAACCGCCCAAAGCATCGCGAGTGTCCAAACCAATCAGCGGAGCCCCAGCAAGGTCCTGCAAGTAAACCGGCTCATCGCACTGTTTTTTACTCCAGCAACCGGCCGACGCGATTAACTGCATGCAACCCTGTGCGAGTAACTCGCACTGCAACCCTGGGTGCTCAACCAGTTGCAAGGTCAAGCCAATATCCGCCTCACGCAATAACAAACGCTGAATCATCTCGGCGGAATGCTGGGTCGCCAACTCACAACTGACGCCCGGGTGTTTCTTGCGCCACTGACTGAGCGCCATTGGCAAAAGCTGCTGCGCCAAAGCCGGAGTTGACACTAACCGCAGCGTATTCTCGGCCCCTTGTTTGAGATTGCTTGCCAGGCGCCGCAGGCTTTGCAAGTCAGCCGATAGGCTTTCGGTTTTGTTGCGCAAGATCCTCGCTTCAACGGTTGGCTCCAACTTGCCACGCACGCGATTGAATAACCGAAACCCCAACTGCAACTCTGCATGCTTCAATGCTTTGCTGGCTGCCGGCTGAGAGATATTCAACAAATCTGCCGCAGCAGTGACGCTACCGGTTTGCAGAATCGCCTGAAATACTTCGATATGACGCAAGTGCATGCTTTCTTCCTCCAATTACAGTCCAATAGCATAGCTTTTGGTTATGGCCTACCTGCAATCTTTCATTGGTTTCAAGCTGATGCATTTACATACCCTGAAAACCAATCTGGTATGAGGTGTGTACATGCGAGTCGCGGTGATCGGAGGAGGCGTCATTGGCTTAACGACGGCCTATGCCCTAATACGCCAAGGTCATGAAGTCGATCTCATTGAACGACGTGACGAGGTCGGGCTGGAAACCAGCTTTGCCAACGGCGGCCAGCTTAGTTACCGCTATGTTTCTCCTCTAGCCGATGCAGGCGTGCCCCTGGAAGCACTTGGCTGGATGTTACGCAGCGACGCACCTCTGCGCTTCAGACCTCAATTTAACCGGCATCAATGGAGTTGGTGCCTGCAGTTTCTGGCAGCGTGCAGAAGCTCGGTCAATCAACGCAACACAGCCCACTTGCTGCGTTTAGCCCTGCACAGCCAAAAAGTACTGCGTACCTGGCGTGAGCAAGACAGGCTCGACAACTTTGCCTGGCGCTCAAACGGCAAGCTGGTGGTTTACCGCGAAGCCGACAGCTGGGCAAAAGCGAGCAAGGCTCCTGCAGACGATAATCGCCAACTACTCAGCGCTGAGCAGTGTCTGGAGACCGAGCCCGCACTTGCAGGTATCGCAAGTGAATTGCATGGCGGTGTTTATGCACCAGGAGATGAAGTCGGCGACTGCTATCGGTTCTGCCAACAATTGCTTAAACGGCTTCAAGCCAATAGCGCATTCAAGCTGCACGCCAACTACGACGTTAAAGGCTTGCGCATCAGCAATGGCAGGGTCAAGGCACTGCAACTGAATTGCGGCGATGACCACCTGGTGGATCACCTTGTTGTCGCAGCAGGCGTGCACAGTCTGGCGCTGCTCAAGCCTCTGGGTATTGATGTGCCGCTCTATCCTCTCAAAGGCTACAGCCTCAGCCTGCAACTCGAAGCGGGTAAACGCGAGACACAAAAATCAGTGCCCGAAACCAATGTCACCGACTACGACAACAAAGTCGTGTACGCCCGCCTGGACGATCAGCTTCGGGTGGCCGCCATGGTTGACGTCGGCGGCTGGGATAGCAATTTGGATGCTCGTCGAATCAAGCAGTTACGCGATCTAGCCACACTTAGCTTTCCTGACGCGGGTAACTTTGCGGACGCAACAGCATGGGCAGGTTTACGCCCGGCCACTCCCCAAGGCACGCCATGGCTGGGTGCAAGTGGCATTAACAATCTCTGGCTAAACCTCGGCCACGGTAGCCTAGGCTTCACACTTGCCTGCGGCAGTGCCGATGTATTGGCGAACCTGATTGACACCGCGCCATCCCCCATCTGCCTGGACGGACTCACACGCACATAAGCCCGTCATCATCACTTAATAGGGAGTTTTATGAATATCCAACGCATGCAAACCAATGATCGTTTATCAGGCGCCGTCAGCTTCGGTGAACTGGTGTTTTTATCAGGCCAAGTCCCTACAAACCGCTCGCTTGATGTAGCTGGTCAAACCATTGAAGTTTTGGCAAAGATTGACAGCTTGCTGGCTGAAGCAGGTTCTGATCGCAACCGATTGCTGAGCGCACAAATATGGCTTAAAAACATCGAGCAAGATTTTGCGGCAATGAACCAGGAGTGGATCAACTGGCTACCACAAGACTGCGCGCCAGCCCGGGCGACAGTTGAAGCGCGCTTGGCGTCGGGAGATGTACTGGTTGAGATCATGGTCATTGCCGCACGCGCCAGCTAAGCCTCTCCACTTTACAAGCCTGGGTTCGTGCTCGTTAGCGGGCTCAGGAGCATCTAGATAGTTAAGACCGAGCATAAAAGAGACGCTGTTCAAACAATTAAAACTAGAGGACATACCGATGAAAAATAACAAAACCCGGTTTCTTATCAGCGCACTAGCCGGGCTATGTCTGGCCGCTCCAACCTTCGCGGCAGAACGCTATGTGACCATTGGCACTGGCGGTCAAACGGGTGTGTATTACACCGGCGGCCAATCAATTTGCCGGTTTCTCAATCGTGCAGAAGTTAATCCGCCGATCAAATGTAACGCCACCTCAACGGCGGGTAGCGTGAGCAACATTGTCGCGCTCAATGGCGGTGAATATGACTTCGGCTTTATCCAGTCAGACCACCAATACAAGGCACAAAAAGGCCTCGCACCTTTCGATAAGCTAGGCCCACAAACCAAGCTACGTGCACTCTTCTCGTTGCAGAGCGAAATTTTGACCGTCGTCGCCCGCAAAGACAGTCAGATCAACTCAATCGAAGACCTCAAAGGCAAGCGTGTAAATATCGGCGTGCCAGGCTCCGGTAGCCGAGATACAGTTGATGAAGTCATGGCGGCTGAAGGCTGGACAAACGACAGTTTCTCGCTAGCGGCTGAACTTAAGCCTGCGGAAATGGCAGCAGCACTCGGCGACAACAACCTTGACGCCATCACCTATGTGGTCGGCCATCCAAGCGGAGCAATCCAAGAAGCCCTGGTCAATGTCGATGCCAAGCTTATTCCTGTGACGGGGCCAGCGATCGACAAAATGTTGAGTCAAACGCCTTATTTCACCAAGGAAAGTATCCCTGCCGGTATTTACCCTGGCGTCGACAAACCCGTCCCTTCAATAGGCGGCAAAGCGGTGCTGGCCAGCATGTCCACCACTGATCCTGAGTTGGTCTATCAACTCGTCAAATCTGTGTTTGACAACCTTGATCGTTTCAAACGCCTACACCCGGCGTTTAAAGACTTGAAGGCACAAGACATGATCAAAGTTGGCCTTACAGCGCCTCTGCATGAAGGCGCAGTACGCTACTACAAAGAACAAGGCTGGATGTAGATTCCGAACCTGGCTGCAAACACGGGTCTAGCCCAAGCGGCTGTGTTTGAATTCATCGAGGTCTTTTCCCTAAAAGACCTCGTCATCACCGCAGCCTGGATTAAAAGCTGTCAGTCGCGGGCGGGTGAATAAGCAAAAATTTCCCGCCCCACTGACGCTTTAATCTGTGCCCGCCTTAGGTTTGCTACCCGCGGAATCTGTCGTAAGCCATTGCAGCGTAGCGTCGCACGCGGTGGACCAAGGCCGACTCACCTCATGCTTTCGAAGCAACTCGACACCCCTGTCGGTGAAAGTACCCGGCGAAGCGATAGCCCGGCCCATGGCAGCCAAGCCTGCATCCGGCTGGTGTTTAGCGCTGGCAAGGCAGTCCTGCATATTGCTCAGCACCAGCTGTTTTGCTTGGGCTTCTGGCATTCCTTGATCGACGAACCATTGCTGAAGATCTTGTAGCCAGAAATAAAACCAGCCATTCATGCACGCTGCA
Proteins encoded:
- a CDS encoding PA2778 family cysteine peptidase, which encodes MYKSITKLFVPIVLTILLSACAQSPVLSPEIAQLPERVELSDVPFFPQTKYQCGPAALSTMLTQRGIATSPGVLKDQVYIPGREGSLQIEMVAAARTHNMLVYPLQPKLESILNEVAAGNPVLVLQNQAFDWYPQWHFAVVVGFDTRAKTLILRSGTTRRWVTDFAGFDESWARAQRWAVVTMPPNKLPANAELQTWLKAANDLEETGRKQAAQSAYRTATRHWPNESLAWFAMANSRHASGDAVGAEADLRKSVQHKPDFAAGWFNLSQVLAERGCGQQAVQAQACAKQLAPKDERFSSPLKVGTQAAGQCSVLQACSVVQ
- a CDS encoding LysR family transcriptional regulator; amino-acid sequence: MHLRHIEVFQAILQTGSVTAAADLLNISQPAASKALKHAELQLGFRLFNRVRGKLEPTVEARILRNKTESLSADLQSLRRLASNLKQGAENTLRLVSTPALAQQLLPMALSQWRKKHPGVSCELATQHSAEMIQRLLLREADIGLTLQLVEHPGLQCELLAQGCMQLIASAGCWSKKQCDEPVYLQDLAGAPLIGLDTRDALGGLIGEHLRALQPAPKINTWVQTYQLAGALVMAGQGMALVDPLTARVAAMGGAQIRVLEPNLVVGLYLLRRVGEDYPRIQQLLIKQVGEVADRLMNEKI
- a CDS encoding TAXI family TRAP transporter solute-binding subunit; this translates as MKNNKTRFLISALAGLCLAAPTFAAERYVTIGTGGQTGVYYTGGQSICRFLNRAEVNPPIKCNATSTAGSVSNIVALNGGEYDFGFIQSDHQYKAQKGLAPFDKLGPQTKLRALFSLQSEILTVVARKDSQINSIEDLKGKRVNIGVPGSGSRDTVDEVMAAEGWTNDSFSLAAELKPAEMAAALGDNNLDAITYVVGHPSGAIQEALVNVDAKLIPVTGPAIDKMLSQTPYFTKESIPAGIYPGVDKPVPSIGGKAVLASMSTTDPELVYQLVKSVFDNLDRFKRLHPAFKDLKAQDMIKVGLTAPLHEGAVRYYKEQGWM
- a CDS encoding PA2779 family protein produces the protein MTKTSVFRRLAASLAVFHVLMIVQVPMANASMIGTSEVLAEHQQQVDRQQLLGMLDEQGVQEKLHNLGVDRDTVEKRINSLTNAELAQFNQQLDQAPAGSGVIGIIVLFFVIFIVTDMLCATDIFSFVKCINR
- the thrS gene encoding threonine--tRNA ligase, which produces MPIITLPDGSQRPFDHPVSVLEVAQSIGAGLAKATVAGKVDGKLVDACDLIDHDATLQIITPKDQEGVEIIRHSCAHLVGHAVKQLFPEAKMVIGPVIDDGFYYDIASPRPFTLEDVAAIEKRMQQLIEKDYDVIKKVTPRAEVIDLFKSRGEDYKLRLVEDMPDEQSMGLYFHEEYVDMCRGPHVPNTRFLKAFKLTKLSGAYWRGDAKNEQLQRVYGTAWADKKQLAAYIQRIEEAEKRDHRRIGKQLDLFHLQEEAPGMVFWHANGWTLYQVIEQYMRQVQREHGYQEIKTPQVVDRILWEKSGHWTNYAENMFTTESESRDYAIKPMNCPCHVQVFNQGLKSYRDLPLRLAEFGACHRNEPSGALHGIMRVRGFTQDDAHIFCTEEQVKQEAADFIKLTLQVYADFGFTDIAMKLSTRPAKRVGAEELWDRAEGALADALNESGLEWEYQPGEGAFYGPKIEFTLKDCLGRNWQCGTLQYDPNLPERLDASYIAEDNSRRRPVMLHRAILGSFERFVGMLIEQYAGAFPAWLAPVQAVVMNITDKQADFALEVEKTLNQSGFRAKSDLRNEKIGFKIREHTLLKVPYLLVIGDREVETQTVAVRTREGTDLGSMSVSQFADFVTQAVSRRGRQDLE
- a CDS encoding RidA family protein, producing the protein MNIQRMQTNDRLSGAVSFGELVFLSGQVPTNRSLDVAGQTIEVLAKIDSLLAEAGSDRNRLLSAQIWLKNIEQDFAAMNQEWINWLPQDCAPARATVEARLASGDVLVEIMVIAARAS
- the infC gene encoding translation initiation factor IF-3, encoding MTIKREMRQDKRAAPKAPINENISAREVRLIGAEGEQIGIVSIDEALRIAEEAKLDLVEISADALPPVCRIMDYGKHLFEKKKQVAAAKKNQKQVQIKEIKFRPGTEEGDYQVKLRNLVRFLSEGDRAKVSLRFRGREMAHQELGMELLKRVEGDLLEYGTVEQHPKMEGRQLIMVIAPKKKK
- a CDS encoding FAD-binding oxidoreductase, which translates into the protein MAHTEYPQSYYAASANPVPARPELNGDVETDVCIVGAGYTGLSTAISLLENGFKVCIVEAAKVGFGASGRNGGQIVNSYSRDIDVIERTVGPKQAQLLGQMAFEGGRIIRERVAKYNIQCDLKDGGVFAANTRKHMAHLESQKKLWERYGHTQLELMDANRIREVVATDNYVGGMLDMSGGHIHPLNLALGEAAAVESLGGVIYEQSPATRIERGANPVVHTPKGRVKAKFVVVAGNAYIGDLMPELSAKSMPCGTQVITTEPLSDEMAKSILPQDYCVEDCNYLLDYYRLTGDKRLVFGGGVVYGARDPANIEAIIRPNMIKTFPQLKDVKIDYAWTGNFLLTLSRLPQVGRIGDNIYYSQGCSGHGVTYTHLAGRVLGEALRGQAERFDAFAGLPHYPFPGGRLLRVPFTAMGAWYYSLRDKFGF
- a CDS encoding D-amino acid dehydrogenase, with protein sequence MRVAVIGGGVIGLTTAYALIRQGHEVDLIERRDEVGLETSFANGGQLSYRYVSPLADAGVPLEALGWMLRSDAPLRFRPQFNRHQWSWCLQFLAACRSSVNQRNTAHLLRLALHSQKVLRTWREQDRLDNFAWRSNGKLVVYREADSWAKASKAPADDNRQLLSAEQCLETEPALAGIASELHGGVYAPGDEVGDCYRFCQQLLKRLQANSAFKLHANYDVKGLRISNGRVKALQLNCGDDHLVDHLVVAAGVHSLALLKPLGIDVPLYPLKGYSLSLQLEAGKRETQKSVPETNVTDYDNKVVYARLDDQLRVAAMVDVGGWDSNLDARRIKQLRDLATLSFPDAGNFADATAWAGLRPATPQGTPWLGASGINNLWLNLGHGSLGFTLACGSADVLANLIDTAPSPICLDGLTRT